Proteins encoded within one genomic window of Cucumis sativus cultivar 9930 chromosome 3, Cucumber_9930_V3, whole genome shotgun sequence:
- the LOC101203205 gene encoding sulfate transporter 3.1, giving the protein MGNADFECPHRVAIPPKKPFLDSLASNLKETFFPDDPFKQFKNQPLPTQIFLWLKYFIPILNWAPHYTLDFFKADLVAGITIASLAVPQGISYANLASIPPIIGLYSSFVPPLIYAMLGSSKDIAVGTVAVASLLMSAMLGKEVNPVEHPKEYVQLVFTATFFAGVFQASLGFLRLGLIVDFLSHATIVGFMGGAATVVCLQQLKGITGLVHFTHETDIVSVMRSLFTQVHKWRWESIVLGCCFLFFLLLTRYLSKKKSIFFWISALAPLTSVILGSLLVYLTHAEKHGVQVIGSLKKGLNPPSASDLVFGSPHLAITIKTGIIIGIIGLAEGVAVGRSFAAFKNYHIDGNKEMIAFGMMNIIGSCTSCYLTAGPFSRTAVNFNAGCKTAVSNIVMAIALMITLLFLTPFFHYTPLVVLSAIIITAMLGLINYEEVIHLWKIDKFDFVVCLGAYIGVVFGSVETGLIVAITLSLLRVLLIMARPRTLVLGNIPNSTIYRSVDQYPTANRVPGILILQLEAPIYFANSNYLRERLSRWITDEEERIKSSGETSLQYIILDISGVSSIDSSGISMLEELKKTTERKGLKLVLCNPRSEVIKKLHEANFIEAIGQEWIYLTVGEAVTACNFMLHTCKPNHVAAELNSPV; this is encoded by the exons atggGTAATGCAGATTTTGAATGCCCTCATAGAGTAGCCATTCCTCCTAAGAAGCCCTTCTTAGACTCCTTAGCTTCTAATCTCAAAGAAACCTTCTTCCCTGATGACCCTTTCAAACAATTCAAAAACCAACCTTTACCCACTCAGATCTTTCTATGGCTTAAATACTTCATCCCCATCCTCAATTGGGCTCCTCATTACACTTTGGACTTCTTTAAAGCTGACCTTGTTGCTGGTATCACCATCGCTAGTTTAGCAGTCCCTCAGGGTATTAGCTATGCTAATCTCGCAAGCATTCCTCCTATCATTGGACTTT ATTCAAGTTTCGTACCTCCGTTGATATACGCCATGCTTGGAAGCTCGAAAGATATAGCGGTGGGGACAGTGGCGGTAGCATCGTTGCTTATGTCTGCCATGTTGGGGAAGGAAGTCAACCCCGTGGAGCATCCGAAGGAATATGTTCAATTGGTTTTTACTGCAACTTTCTTCGCAGGAGTTTTCCAAGCTTCTCTTGGATTTCTAAG ATTAGGGCTTATTGTGGACTTTTTGTCACATGCAACAATAGTAGGGTTCATGGGTGGTGCAGCAACGGTGGTCTGTCTTCAGCAATTAAAAGGCATAACTGGATTGGTTCATTTTACACATGAGACTGATATTGTATCCGTTATGCGCTCCCTTTTCACTCAAGTTCACAAg TGGAGATGGGAAAGTATTGTATTGGGTTgttgttttctcttctttctcctcCTCACAAGATATTTG AGCAAGAAGAAATCAATCTTCTTTTGGATAAGTGCATTGGCGCCTTTAACTTCGGTAATCTTGGGAAGTCTTCTCGTTTACTTAACCCACGCTGAAAAACATGGCGTTCAAGTG ATTGGGAGTTTGAAGAAAGGGTTGAATCCCCCTTCTGCATCTGATTTAGTATTTGGATCCCCTCATCTCGCCATTACTATCAAAACAGGGATCATCATCGGAATCATAGGCCTCGCT GAAGGGGTTGCAGTGGGGAGGAGTTTTGCTGCATTTAAGAATTACCACATTGATGGAAACAAGGAGATGATAGCATTTGGGATGATGAACATTATTGGTTCTTGCACTTCTTGCTACCTTACTGCAG GCCCTTTCTCGAGGACTGCAGTGAATTTCAATGCAGGATGTAAAACTGCGGTTTCGAATATTGTCATGGCAATTGCTCTGATGATCACTCTGTTGTTTTTGACGCCATTTTTTCACTATACACCCCTGGTGGTGCTTTCTGCCATAATCATCACTGCTATGCTTGGCCTAATCAATTATGAAGAAGTAATCCACCTTTggaaaattgacaaatttGACTTTGTCGTCTGCCTTGGTGCATATATCGGTGTTGTCTTTGGCAGCGTTGAAACAGGCTTGATTGTTGCG ATTACACTCTCTTTGTTAAGGGTGCTTCTCATCATGGCGAGGCCAAGAACTTTAGTACTAGGCAATATTCCCAACTCCACAATTTACAGAAGCGTTGATCAATACCCAACAGCCAACCGTGTGCCTGGTATTCTCATCCTTCAACTGGAGGCCCCAATCTACTTTGCCAACTCAAACTACCTAAGAGAAAG GCTTTCAAGGTGGATTACAGACGAAGAAGAGAGGATAAAATCATCAGGAGAAACCAGCTTGCAGTACATAATTCTAGACATTTCCG GCGTAAGTAGCATCGACTCAAGTGGAATCAGCATGCTTGAAGAGCTTAAGAAGACTACTGAAAGAAAGGGTCTCAAA CTTGTACTTTGCAATCCAAGAAGTGAAGTGATAAAAAAGTTACACGAGGCAAATTTCATCGAGGCGATCGGACAAGAATGGATCTATCTTACAGTGGGAGAGGCTGTAACAGCCTGCAACTTCATGCTCCACACTTGCAAGCCAAATCATGTTGCTGCTGAATTAAATTCACCCGTCTAG
- the LOC101218509 gene encoding leucine-rich repeat extensin-like protein 6, whose translation MPCPIKPPRDMKTSTSLLPSALLLISIFTLLFQPSHQQTPSPPPPFLPNPRLLKAYTALQAWKHAITEDPSNFTANWYGPDVCNYSGVFCAPALDDPDIRTVAGIDLNHGNISGTLPDDLGLLTDLALFHINSNRFCGTIPNSFRCLTLLFELDISNNDFSGEFPSVILSLPALKFLDIRFNKFSGDVPSSLFELKLDALFINNNDFNFSLPENIGNSPVSVLVFANNNINGCLPSSISNMNTTLNEIIITGSGLIGCLPSEIGSLSNLTVFDVSDNNLVGPLPETMAGMKKLEQLNVAHNQLSGEIPASICSLPKLQNFTFSYNFFCSEPPVCLKLQASDDQKNCLPDRPFQRSPEECKAFYSNPVDCSVFGCTLRPPPPPPPPY comes from the coding sequence ATGCCATGTCCCATTAAACCTCCTCGAGACATGAAAACCTCAACCTCCCTTCTCCCAAGTGCTCTCCTCCTCATCTCTATCTTCACCCTCCTCTTCCAACCTTCCCATCAACAAACTCCGTCGCCACCTCCGCCATTTCTCCCGAACCCCAGACTTCTTAAGGCCTACACCGCTCTCCAAGCTTGGAAACATGCCATCACTGAAGACCCATCTAACTTCACTGCCAATTGGTATGGCCCCGACGTCTGCAACTACTCCGGCGTTTTCTGCGCCCCCGCCCTCGACGACCCCGACATCCGCACTGTCGCTGGGATCGACCTCAACCATGGCAACATCTCGGGCACCCTGCCTGACGACCTCGGCCTCCTGACCGACCTTGCTCTGTTCCATATCAACTCCAATCGCTTCTGCGGCACCATCCCCAATTCCTTCCGCTGCCTCACTCTACTCTTCGAACTCGATATCAGCAACAATGACTTCTCCGGCGAATTTCCCTCTGtaattctctctctcccaGCTCTCAAGTTCCTCGACATTCGATTCAATAAATTCAGCGGCGATGTCCCTTCTTCCCTATTTGAATTGAAACTCGATGCTCTGTTCATCAACAACAACgatttcaatttttccttaCCGGAAAACATCGGCAACTCCCCTGTTTCTGTTCTGGTTTTTGCTAATAACAATATCAATGGCTGCCTCCCCTCTAGTATATCAAATATGAACACCACACTCAATGAAATTATAATCACGGGCAGTGGGTTGATTGGGTGTTTGCCGTCGGAAATAGGGTCGTTGAGCAATCTCACTGTCTTCGACGTCAGCGATAATAATCTCGTCGGACCGTTACCGGAGACAATGGCTGGAATGAAGAAATTGGAGCAGCTTAATGTGGCACATAACCAATTATCCGGCGAAATTCCGGCGAGTATTTGCTCGCTGCCGAAATTGCAAAACTTCACATTCTCGTATAATTTCTTCTGCAGTGAGCCGCCGGTTTGCTTGAAACTTCAGGCCAGTGATGACCAGAAAAATTGTTTGCCGGATAGGCCATTCCAACGTTCGCCGGAAGAATGCAAAGCTTTCTACTCTAACCCTGTTGATTGCAGCGTCTTTGGATGTACCCTTCGGCCACCACCACCGCCGCCGCCACCTTATTAG